Below is a genomic region from Longimicrobium sp..
CGCGGGCGGGAGGCGCGGCCGCCAGCGCGGCGGACGCGAGCGCGGCGGCGGTCGCCGCGCGGCGAAAGGTGGCGGCGGCGCTCAATCGATCCGCCGGAGCAGGGCGTTGAACACGTCGCGGCCGATCTCGTCCGCCAGCCCGTCGACCAGCTCGCGCACCGTCTCGCGGCCGTATCCCCGGTCCCCCTCGTCGAAGAGCACGCGGTCGGACATCGGCAGCTCGAGCGTCCGCCAATCTCCCTTGTACTCGGCCTTGCGGAACTGCGCGCCGGAGCGGGCGGTGGCGCTCCCCTGGTCGATCACGCTCCCCCAGCCACTGGCGTCCACCACGCGCCACGTCACGCGCGCCCACGTGTCGAGCCGCCCCTCGCGGACCGTGTAGGCGGTGTCCGCGCCGGAGCGGGTGCGCGCGGTGCGGCGCTGCGTCACCACCTCGCCCTCGGTCTGGCGGAGGCTGTCGAGCGCCATCACCACCACCAGCCGCGCGCCGATGCGCTGGCCGAGCCGCGCTCCCTCGGACGGTTCGATGGCGCCGCGCCCGTAGCCGCCGCGGTCGCTCTCGTCCAGCACGTCGATCCACTGCGGCGGGCGGCGCCAGAAGTCGACGGAGAGCGAGCGGTTGAGCGCGGGAAGGACCTGGTCGGGGAGCCGGTTGCGCGTGGACGGGGTGGTGCCCACGGGGAAGACGGCGACGCGCACCGTCCCCCGGCGCAGCGCCTCGCGCTGGAGCGACTCGGCGGCGCCGGCGGTGCCCAGCCCCAGGGTGGCGGCGGCCCCGGCGCGCTCGTACGCCGAGCGGTAGCGCCCGGCCGACATCTCGCTCTCCGCCCAGCCGTACAGCGCGTCGTAGCGCACCTGGTCCAGCCGCCCGCGCACCGCCGGCCCCGGCTCCCACTGGCGCGAGGCGCGGTCCAGCCAGCGCACCGCCTCGGGGTAGTTGCGCGCGCTCATCGCGCTGCTCGCCATCGCCACCGCCTGGTCCGACGCGCGGTCGAAGGTGGCCCGGCGGCGGGTGGGATAGTCGGCGGGGACGGCCAGCTGCACGCCGACCGACGCGGCGTCGGCGCGGAGCGCGTCCAGCCGGCCGAGCGCGTCCGCCGCGTCTGCGTAGCGCCCGGCCTGCGCGTCGGCATCGGCCTCGCGCAGGAAGTCGCCCATCGCCTGGTCGCCCGTCTGCTGCAGCCGCGCGCCGGCCTCGGTGAGCGTGCGGTCCTTCTTCAGCGCCTGGATGTAGCGCGCGGCGGCGTCGGCGGGGCGGCCCTGCTGCTCCAGCTGGACTCCCTGCTCCAGGCGCTTGCCTGCGCTGGCGCAGGCGGCGCCCACGGCGAGGGCCGCGAGCAGTGCGACGCCCAGGCGGAGACGGGTTCGGGAGAGGTGCGTCGGTGTGCGGCGCATGGTAGGTCCGTGCGGGGTCGGGGTGGCGGCGTGCGGCGGGACCTGCACGCCCTGTTCGGCGCGACTCGGGCTGCTGCGCGGGCGCGGGCCGCGCACCCTGCCGGGGGCGCGACTTCGCAGAAATATTTGCCCGCCTGTACGGCTTACGTTTCGCGCATTATTTTGTAACAGGCGGCAGTTCACCATCCAACCGATTGGACGAAGACATGAAGAAGCTCAATCTGAGCCTGGAGGAGCTTTCCGTCGAGAGCTTTGCGACCACCCTGAACCTGCAGGGCGTGGGCACGGTCCACGGGCGTGACGCCTCGGAGGGCACCGACTGCTGGAGCGTGTGCGGCGGAGCCTTCTGCAGCTGGGACTGCCACGCGGGAACCGGCCCCTACTGCAACACCGCCGCCGTCACCTGCGAGTACGGTCCGACCATGAACCCGATGGACACGAACTGCCTCGACGCGACCATGGCGGGCGAGACCTGCAACGGCGCCGACACCTGCTACGACACCTGCCCGATCTGACGTTCGCACGGCCGGGGTCCCAGCGCGTTCCCGCCGCCCCGCGCTGGGGCTTCGTCCGTTTTGCGACGTAATG
It encodes:
- a CDS encoding pinensin family lanthipeptide, encoding MKKLNLSLEELSVESFATTLNLQGVGTVHGRDASEGTDCWSVCGGAFCSWDCHAGTGPYCNTAAVTCEYGPTMNPMDTNCLDATMAGETCNGADTCYDTCPI